One part of the Pannonibacter sp. XCT-53 genome encodes these proteins:
- a CDS encoding aminotransferase class I/II-fold pyridoxal phosphate-dependent enzyme, which yields MDSIRAGRRAGRDRRPAVAAAPEPAPRRKAFDFTELPQVRQLQMQRAAAEMMGIGNPFFRPHDGLAAGTTTIDGKVYDNFASYNYVGLNGHPEVVEAARTAVETYGVSVSASRVVAGERPIHRELEEALARIHGTEAAVVMVSGHATNVTTIGHMMNKGDLILTDQLVHNSIAEGARLSGATRINFPHDDLDALERLLAENRHKYEHVLIIVEGLYSMDGDFPDLRRVVKLKQAYDAWLLVDEAHSIGVLGATGRGIAEHYGVDPNEVEMWMGTLSKTFSSCGGYIAGSRVLCEYLKATAPGFVFSVGLSPALTAAATRSAELLEREPERVARLQANGQHFLKAAKAAGLDTGPSAGYSVVPVIVGDSIGAVTLSNRLLERGINALPIIFPAVAEKAARLRFFITSEHTFEQIDRVVAVTAEELAAVRAGGSAVERLIQATR from the coding sequence ATGGACAGCATCCGCGCCGGCCGTCGCGCCGGCCGCGACCGCCGTCCGGCCGTTGCAGCCGCTCCGGAGCCGGCCCCGAGACGCAAGGCCTTCGACTTCACCGAGCTGCCGCAGGTGCGCCAGTTGCAGATGCAGCGGGCAGCGGCGGAAATGATGGGGATCGGCAACCCCTTCTTCCGCCCGCATGATGGCCTGGCTGCCGGCACGACGACCATCGACGGCAAGGTCTACGACAACTTCGCCTCCTACAACTACGTCGGCCTGAACGGGCATCCGGAGGTCGTCGAGGCCGCCCGGACGGCCGTCGAGACCTATGGCGTCAGCGTGTCGGCGAGCCGCGTCGTGGCCGGCGAGCGGCCGATCCACCGAGAGCTGGAGGAGGCGCTGGCGCGCATCCACGGCACCGAGGCGGCCGTGGTGATGGTGAGCGGACACGCCACCAACGTCACCACCATCGGCCACATGATGAACAAGGGCGACCTGATCCTGACCGATCAGCTCGTGCACAATTCGATAGCCGAGGGCGCGCGGCTGTCCGGCGCGACCCGGATCAACTTCCCGCATGACGACCTCGACGCGCTGGAGCGGCTGCTTGCCGAGAACCGGCACAAGTACGAGCATGTGCTGATCATCGTCGAGGGCCTCTACTCCATGGACGGGGACTTCCCCGACCTGAGGCGGGTGGTGAAGCTGAAGCAGGCCTATGACGCCTGGCTGCTGGTTGACGAGGCCCATTCCATCGGCGTGCTCGGCGCGACCGGTCGCGGCATCGCCGAGCACTACGGCGTCGACCCGAACGAGGTCGAGATGTGGATGGGCACCCTGTCCAAGACCTTCTCGTCCTGCGGCGGCTACATCGCCGGCTCGCGCGTCCTGTGCGAGTATCTCAAGGCGACCGCGCCCGGCTTCGTCTTCTCGGTCGGCCTCTCCCCGGCGCTGACTGCGGCAGCGACCAGGAGCGCCGAACTGCTGGAGCGCGAGCCGGAGCGGGTGGCGCGGCTGCAGGCCAATGGCCAGCATTTCCTCAAGGCCGCGAAGGCTGCCGGCCTCGACACCGGCCCGAGCGCCGGTTACTCCGTGGTTCCGGTCATTGTCGGCGACAGCATCGGCGCGGTGACCCTCTCCAACCGCCTGCTCGAGCGCGGCATCAACGCCCTGCCGATCATTTTCCCCGCCGTGGCGGAAAAGGCCGCGCGCCTGCGCTTCTTCATCACCAGCGAGCACACGTTCGAGCAGATCGACCGGGTGGTGGCGGTGACGGCCGAAGAACTCGCCGCCGTCCGCGCCGGAGGCTCGGCGGTGGAGCGGCTGATCCAGGCCACGCGATAA
- a CDS encoding type I polyketide synthase — translation MASIKSNIEIIGYASRLPGAADTNEFWTVLKEGRCTVTSVSEDRWPLSRFGHPDRSAAGKAYTWAAGQLDDVWGFDPSFFGISPREALQMDPQQRILLQLVWEALEQAGLPPSALAGTSTGVYVGASSLDYHHRFVIDPPNADMQFMTGNTLSIVSNRISYIYDLRGPSFTVDTACSSSLVALHEAVSALESGQIDTAIVCGVSMLLSPFSFVGFSRASMLSPTGLCQAFDANGDGYVRSEGAVVLVLQSSRVARANGTRVHGRILASGINADGRTVGLSLPSPYAQAALLAEMYGAGGVDPNALAFVEAHGTGTRVGDPAEAEALGKVIGQKRDDVLHIGSVKTNVGHLEPVSGLVGLLKSLLALKHNELPRSLHFNTPNPDIAFEELNLKVASEPVALKASDKPRLAGINSFGFGGTNAHVVISDGDRDAAPAAAEAPRLDTPLVLSARGKAALGQLARRYHEALDGASDGKAAQIAASAAYTRDLLGDRLVVLGATADERRRVLETFLADGSCPNLVQGSTVRGEQKVGFVFSGNGSQWAGMGRDAYQKDTAFQQAFERVDRKFMGLGGWSLLTTLFSEDLETEIERTEIAQPLLFAVQVALVEALARRGLRPSAVAGHSVGEVAAAWCSGALTLDQAVKVIHARSTRQEVIRDLGTMAALLLSAEEAQAAINEAGFPRIELAAINSPRSVTISGPVESLDAFGKYARKKRWAMKKLNLAYPFHCALVEPIREPLLAALEGVTPRAATVPFYSTVDPDRRDVALDPDYWWRNVRQPVLFSAAIDAMAADGISVFLEIGPRPVLGTYMTDVLKEAGQRADVLASLDMPAKTGETARNPVEYAAADVLAHGGAVDLGAFFGEAPADPVALPHYPWQNVPFKPEATPESVDYMFGKSWPLLGYRLRQDVGEWFNHVDPQLLPWLADHKVEESVVFPAAGYTEMALRAALRWSGADEIELRDFDILRPLVFDGAETFETQVRISSDDRVVEVLSRPRLAGAEWALNARGHYVSAVRKDRKPVIGTGSQALVTLDHDALYEVTRAFGLRYGPAFQRADSVVTHDRTTATVTLKPQIEALGTQRFALCPTLLDAGFHGLFALLSGVQEIPAQTSFLPIRFGALRLLAPEVVPASVRIKVTKASPRSIEASFEYLDAEGQVVARLTQARFRAVRLGRETRQDDLAYRTFATLLADAGRVAPVADVMPQGFAAFAQAAGVASDSDFEPGETLLLVEAMGRTIAHETLWRIAGGARFDAAALVAAGRIAESALPLVHALLGWLTDSGLAEDQGEVTLLGDPAEGPATADLLKTVALEASGHIAEAALLSRLHDGLEGLLARGLADKASGWFASGLFEAYQTSSPAALARNEGLRHLAERIIAGWPKDQALRLLVLGADSPELLLALDRACDPRRASVTVTDPVSTLLGRAERQWTGSSNVRFVAFEEADALAAAGPFDIILSGGSLTDRNADDIAAVVRHLVRGGLLFSAEFVPSPLTDLLRGIGADWWRETAVAGFPVSRQRGAEEWRGMLEGFGLTDIETVALASDVAEATLIGARAPVAAPAEAEIAADGDPTAELIVIADAEGDSRKLAEALKSTLAPRGIRVTVAAADADGSDQGLIGLTLTPGAAETAALLKRATAGIVHLAGAFAPAGDALAVVDQRTWQLTQLLNSLGFADTRLWIVAPGGMQDIAGGAAHRPDQAAVWAYGRVAMNEFANAGIRLIDLSPTLEPGVAAVRLAEEILKSGEEREIILDGRRRSGLRIVQGGLFADSAVSPDASPAMRLDILRQGSLDQLAWHAVDRKAPAGNEIEIAVEASGLNFRDVMWALGLLPEEALEDGFAGPTLGMECCGIVLATGPDVTRFRPGDKVITFAPACFASHVTVSEDACAPMPSTVSSEEAATIPVTFLTAYYALVHLARLSEGETVLIHGGAGGVGLAALQIAKWRGARVITTAGSEEKRSFLKLLGADLVLDSRSLAFVDEVMTATDGEGVDVVLNSLFGEAMERSIEVLRPFGRFLELGKRDYYGNTRIGLRPFRQNLTYFGIDADQLLTRQPKLAKELFVELVRLFEAGTLAPLPYRVFEADGVVEAFRLMQQAGHIGKIILRPPHVPAEVRRTRTLTLSAEATYVIGGGFGGFGTELLRRLVDLGARHLVVLSRRGGTGEEAARVIGELAARGVTVQAPACDLTDEKGLAAALETARASLPPIRGVFHTAMVLNDVLISNLDHDGLTRVLAPKVRGAELLDRLTANDPLDHFVVYSSATTLVGNPGQANYVAANGYLEALARKRRAEGKPGLAVAWGAISDAGYLARNEDVNELLSRKLGRHALTAREALDGLVTLMSEPQTDLETAAVGYARIDWQAARRDLALLDTPLVALMGLGSVEDGTAAEGAIDLTVLLKGMDKVKAVTTVCGLLAGEIGKILRISPEEIDPHKPLSEVGMDSLMALELRMSAERQLGIDIPLMSLANGATLIDLATRVVNRVLGGEGESGASAEAQQLASQHVSEDLAEAGDLAGIAEQVEAKSREMRSLL, via the coding sequence ATGGCATCCATCAAGAGCAACATTGAAATCATCGGTTACGCCAGCCGCTTGCCCGGTGCGGCGGACACGAACGAGTTCTGGACCGTTCTGAAGGAAGGCCGTTGCACCGTCACCAGCGTGTCGGAAGACCGCTGGCCCCTGTCGCGATTCGGGCACCCGGACCGCAGCGCCGCCGGCAAGGCCTACACCTGGGCTGCCGGCCAGCTGGACGATGTCTGGGGCTTCGACCCGTCGTTCTTCGGCATTTCCCCGCGCGAGGCGCTGCAGATGGACCCGCAGCAGCGCATCCTGCTGCAGCTGGTCTGGGAAGCGCTGGAACAGGCGGGGCTGCCGCCGAGCGCGCTCGCCGGCACCTCCACGGGCGTCTATGTCGGGGCGTCCTCGCTCGATTACCACCACCGCTTCGTGATCGATCCGCCCAATGCCGACATGCAGTTCATGACCGGCAACACGCTGTCCATCGTCTCGAACCGCATTTCCTACATCTACGACCTGCGCGGCCCGTCCTTCACGGTGGACACGGCCTGCTCGTCCTCGCTCGTCGCCCTGCACGAGGCGGTCTCGGCGCTCGAGAGCGGCCAGATCGACACCGCCATCGTCTGCGGCGTCAGCATGCTGCTGAGCCCGTTCTCCTTCGTCGGCTTCTCCCGCGCCTCGATGCTGTCGCCGACCGGCCTCTGCCAGGCCTTCGACGCCAATGGCGACGGCTATGTCCGCTCGGAAGGCGCCGTCGTGCTCGTGCTGCAGTCCTCGCGCGTGGCGCGGGCCAACGGCACCCGCGTGCATGGCCGCATCCTCGCCTCCGGCATCAATGCCGATGGCCGCACGGTCGGCCTGTCCCTGCCCTCGCCCTATGCCCAGGCGGCCCTGCTGGCGGAGATGTACGGCGCCGGCGGCGTCGACCCCAATGCGCTCGCCTTTGTCGAGGCCCATGGCACCGGCACGCGCGTCGGTGACCCGGCCGAGGCGGAAGCGCTCGGCAAGGTGATCGGCCAGAAGCGCGACGACGTGCTGCACATCGGCTCGGTCAAGACCAACGTCGGCCATCTGGAGCCGGTCTCCGGCCTCGTCGGCCTGCTCAAGTCGCTGCTGGCGCTCAAGCACAACGAGCTGCCGCGCTCGCTGCATTTCAACACGCCGAACCCGGACATCGCCTTCGAGGAGCTGAACCTCAAGGTTGCCAGCGAGCCGGTCGCGCTCAAGGCGTCGGACAAGCCGCGCCTTGCCGGCATCAACTCCTTCGGCTTCGGCGGCACCAATGCGCATGTCGTGATCTCGGACGGCGACCGCGACGCGGCTCCGGCCGCCGCCGAGGCACCGCGCCTCGACACGCCGCTGGTGCTGAGCGCCCGCGGCAAGGCCGCCCTCGGCCAGCTCGCCCGCCGCTACCACGAGGCGCTGGACGGCGCGTCTGACGGCAAGGCCGCGCAGATCGCGGCCTCCGCTGCCTACACGCGTGACCTGCTCGGCGACCGCCTGGTGGTGCTGGGCGCCACGGCCGACGAGCGCCGCCGCGTGCTCGAGACCTTCCTCGCCGACGGCTCCTGCCCCAACCTGGTGCAGGGCAGCACCGTCCGGGGCGAGCAGAAGGTTGGCTTCGTCTTCTCCGGCAACGGCTCGCAGTGGGCCGGCATGGGCCGCGATGCCTATCAGAAGGACACGGCCTTCCAGCAGGCCTTCGAGCGTGTCGACCGCAAGTTCATGGGCCTTGGCGGCTGGTCGCTGCTGACGACGCTGTTCTCCGAGGATCTCGAGACCGAGATCGAGCGCACCGAGATCGCCCAGCCGCTGCTGTTTGCCGTCCAGGTTGCCCTCGTCGAGGCGCTGGCCAGGCGCGGCCTGCGCCCGAGCGCGGTCGCCGGCCACAGCGTGGGCGAAGTCGCGGCCGCCTGGTGTTCCGGCGCGCTGACGCTCGACCAGGCGGTGAAGGTCATTCATGCCCGCTCGACCCGCCAGGAGGTCATTCGTGACCTCGGCACCATGGCCGCGCTGCTCCTGTCGGCCGAAGAGGCGCAGGCGGCGATCAACGAGGCCGGCTTCCCGCGCATCGAGCTGGCGGCCATCAACTCGCCGCGCAGCGTGACCATTTCCGGTCCCGTCGAGAGCCTTGACGCCTTTGGCAAATACGCCCGCAAGAAGCGCTGGGCGATGAAGAAGCTCAACCTCGCCTATCCGTTCCACTGTGCGCTGGTGGAACCGATCCGCGAGCCGCTGCTGGCCGCGCTCGAGGGCGTGACGCCCCGGGCGGCGACCGTTCCCTTCTACTCGACCGTCGACCCGGACAGGCGCGACGTGGCGCTGGACCCGGACTACTGGTGGCGCAACGTGCGCCAGCCGGTGCTGTTCTCCGCCGCCATCGACGCCATGGCCGCCGACGGCATCTCGGTGTTCCTCGAGATCGGCCCGCGCCCGGTGCTCGGCACCTACATGACCGACGTGCTGAAGGAGGCCGGCCAGCGCGCCGACGTGCTCGCCAGCCTCGACATGCCGGCCAAGACCGGCGAGACCGCCCGCAACCCGGTGGAGTATGCGGCGGCCGACGTGCTGGCCCATGGCGGCGCGGTGGACCTCGGGGCCTTCTTCGGCGAGGCTCCGGCGGACCCGGTCGCCCTGCCCCACTACCCCTGGCAGAACGTGCCGTTCAAGCCGGAAGCGACGCCGGAAAGCGTCGACTACATGTTCGGCAAGAGCTGGCCGCTGCTCGGCTACCGGCTGCGCCAGGACGTGGGCGAGTGGTTCAACCATGTCGATCCGCAGCTGCTGCCGTGGCTTGCCGACCACAAGGTGGAGGAGTCCGTCGTGTTCCCGGCGGCCGGCTACACCGAGATGGCCCTGCGCGCCGCGCTGCGCTGGTCGGGGGCCGACGAGATCGAGCTGCGCGACTTCGACATCCTGCGGCCGCTGGTGTTCGACGGGGCGGAAACCTTCGAGACGCAGGTGCGCATCTCCTCCGACGACCGCGTCGTCGAGGTGCTCTCCCGCCCGCGTCTGGCCGGCGCCGAATGGGCGCTCAATGCCCGCGGCCATTATGTCTCGGCCGTGCGCAAGGACCGCAAGCCGGTGATCGGGACGGGCAGCCAGGCGCTGGTCACGCTCGACCATGACGCCCTTTACGAGGTGACGCGGGCCTTCGGCCTGCGCTACGGCCCTGCCTTCCAGCGGGCGGACTCGGTCGTCACGCATGACCGCACCACCGCCACGGTGACCCTGAAGCCGCAGATCGAGGCGCTTGGCACCCAGCGCTTCGCCCTGTGCCCGACGCTGCTGGATGCCGGCTTCCACGGCCTGTTCGCGCTGCTGAGCGGCGTGCAGGAGATCCCCGCCCAGACCAGCTTCCTGCCGATCCGCTTCGGTGCGCTGCGCCTGCTGGCGCCGGAGGTCGTGCCGGCCAGCGTGCGCATCAAGGTCACCAAGGCCTCGCCGCGCTCGATCGAGGCCAGTTTCGAGTATCTCGACGCCGAGGGGCAGGTGGTCGCCCGCCTCACTCAGGCCCGCTTCCGCGCCGTGCGCCTTGGCCGCGAGACCCGGCAGGACGATCTCGCCTACCGGACCTTCGCCACGCTGCTGGCCGATGCCGGCCGTGTGGCTCCGGTTGCCGACGTCATGCCGCAGGGCTTTGCCGCCTTCGCCCAGGCTGCCGGCGTTGCCAGCGACAGCGATTTCGAGCCGGGCGAGACCCTGCTCCTCGTCGAGGCCATGGGCCGCACCATCGCCCATGAAACCCTCTGGCGGATCGCCGGCGGTGCCCGGTTCGACGCCGCCGCCCTCGTCGCCGCCGGCCGTATCGCGGAGAGCGCGCTGCCGCTCGTGCATGCCCTGCTCGGCTGGCTGACCGACAGCGGCCTCGCCGAAGACCAGGGCGAGGTGACGCTGCTCGGGGATCCGGCCGAGGGGCCGGCCACCGCCGACCTTCTCAAGACGGTGGCGCTCGAGGCTTCGGGCCACATTGCCGAGGCGGCCCTGCTGTCGCGTCTGCATGACGGGCTGGAAGGCCTGCTCGCCCGGGGTCTGGCGGACAAGGCCTCCGGCTGGTTTGCCTCGGGCCTGTTCGAGGCCTATCAGACCTCCTCGCCGGCCGCGCTTGCCCGCAACGAGGGCCTGCGGCATCTGGCCGAGCGCATCATCGCCGGCTGGCCGAAGGATCAGGCCCTGCGCCTCCTGGTGCTGGGCGCCGACAGTCCGGAACTGCTGCTGGCGCTGGACCGCGCCTGCGACCCGCGCCGGGCTTCGGTCACCGTGACCGATCCGGTCTCCACCCTGCTCGGCCGGGCCGAGCGGCAGTGGACCGGGTCGAGCAATGTCCGCTTCGTCGCCTTCGAGGAGGCCGACGCCCTGGCGGCTGCCGGGCCGTTCGACATCATCCTGTCCGGCGGCAGCCTGACGGACCGCAACGCCGACGACATCGCCGCCGTGGTCCGGCATCTGGTGCGCGGCGGGCTGCTGTTCAGCGCCGAGTTCGTGCCCTCTCCGCTCACCGACCTGTTGCGCGGCATCGGCGCCGACTGGTGGCGGGAGACCGCCGTGGCCGGCTTCCCGGTCTCGCGCCAGCGCGGGGCCGAGGAGTGGCGCGGCATGCTGGAAGGCTTCGGCCTGACCGACATCGAGACGGTGGCCCTCGCCAGCGACGTGGCCGAGGCCACGCTGATCGGCGCGCGCGCCCCTGTTGCTGCCCCGGCCGAGGCGGAGATCGCCGCGGACGGCGACCCGACGGCCGAGCTCATCGTCATCGCCGATGCCGAGGGCGACAGCCGCAAGCTGGCGGAAGCGCTGAAATCGACGCTGGCCCCGCGCGGCATCCGCGTCACCGTGGCGGCAGCCGATGCCGATGGTTCGGATCAGGGCCTGATCGGCCTGACGCTGACGCCGGGTGCGGCGGAGACGGCTGCACTTCTGAAGCGGGCAACGGCCGGCATCGTCCACCTTGCCGGGGCCTTTGCCCCGGCCGGTGATGCGCTTGCCGTGGTCGACCAGCGCACGTGGCAGCTGACCCAGCTGCTCAACAGCCTCGGCTTTGCCGACACCAGGCTGTGGATCGTCGCACCGGGCGGCATGCAGGACATTGCCGGCGGCGCGGCCCACCGGCCCGACCAGGCCGCCGTCTGGGCCTATGGCCGGGTGGCGATGAACGAGTTCGCCAATGCCGGCATCCGCCTCATCGACCTTTCGCCGACGCTGGAGCCCGGTGTTGCTGCCGTGCGTCTGGCCGAGGAGATCCTGAAGAGCGGCGAGGAGCGCGAGATCATCCTCGACGGCCGCCGTCGCTCGGGCCTGCGCATCGTGCAGGGCGGACTGTTTGCCGACAGCGCCGTGTCGCCGGACGCCAGTCCGGCCATGCGCCTCGACATCCTGCGGCAGGGCTCGCTCGACCAGCTCGCCTGGCATGCGGTTGACCGCAAGGCGCCGGCCGGCAACGAGATCGAGATCGCCGTGGAGGCCAGCGGCCTCAACTTCCGCGATGTCATGTGGGCCCTCGGCCTCTTGCCGGAAGAGGCCCTGGAGGACGGGTTTGCCGGTCCGACGCTCGGCATGGAATGCTGCGGCATCGTGCTGGCCACCGGTCCCGACGTGACCCGCTTCCGCCCGGGCGACAAGGTCATCACCTTCGCACCGGCCTGCTTTGCCTCGCATGTGACCGTGTCGGAAGACGCCTGTGCCCCGATGCCCTCGACCGTGTCGTCGGAAGAGGCGGCCACCATTCCGGTGACCTTCCTCACCGCCTATTACGCCCTGGTGCATCTGGCCCGCCTGTCCGAAGGCGAGACCGTGCTCATTCACGGCGGCGCCGGCGGTGTCGGCCTTGCGGCCCTGCAGATCGCCAAGTGGCGCGGCGCCCGTGTCATCACCACTGCCGGATCGGAGGAGAAGCGCAGCTTCCTCAAGCTGCTCGGTGCCGATCTGGTGCTGGATTCGCGCAGCCTCGCCTTCGTTGACGAGGTCATGACCGCAACCGACGGCGAGGGCGTGGACGTTGTCCTCAACTCGCTCTTCGGCGAGGCCATGGAGCGGTCCATCGAGGTGCTGCGTCCGTTCGGCCGCTTCCTGGAACTGGGCAAGCGCGACTACTACGGCAACACCCGCATCGGCCTCAGGCCGTTCCGCCAGAACCTGACCTACTTCGGCATCGACGCCGACCAGCTCCTGACCCGCCAGCCGAAGCTGGCCAAGGAGCTGTTCGTCGAGCTGGTGCGCCTGTTCGAGGCCGGGACGCTGGCCCCGCTCCCCTATCGCGTCTTCGAGGCCGATGGCGTGGTCGAGGCATTCCGCCTGATGCAGCAGGCCGGGCATATCGGCAAGATCATCCTGCGGCCGCCGCATGTTCCCGCCGAGGTGCGCCGCACGCGGACCCTCACCCTCTCCGCCGAGGCGACCTATGTCATCGGCGGTGGCTTCGGCGGCTTCGGGACGGAGCTGCTGCGGCGTCTGGTCGATCTCGGCGCGCGCCATCTCGTCGTCCTCAGCCGTCGCGGCGGGACGGGCGAGGAGGCTGCACGCGTGATCGGGGAACTGGCCGCGCGTGGCGTGACGGTGCAGGCCCCCGCCTGCGACCTGACGGACGAGAAGGGCCTTGCAGCGGCCCTCGAGACGGCCCGTGCGAGCCTGCCGCCGATCCGCGGCGTCTTCCACACCGCGATGGTGCTGAACGACGTGCTGATCTCCAACCTCGACCATGACGGGCTGACCCGGGTGCTGGCACCGAAGGTGCGCGGCGCGGAGCTGCTCGACCGGTTGACGGCCAACGATCCGCTCGACCATTTCGTGGTCTATTCCTCGGCCACCACGCTGGTGGGCAACCCGGGCCAGGCCAACTACGTGGCCGCGAACGGCTATCTCGAGGCACTGGCGCGCAAGCGCCGCGCCGAGGGCAAGCCTGGTCTTGCGGTCGCCTGGGGCGCGATCTCGGATGCGGGCTATCTGGCGCGCAACGAGGATGTCAACGAGCTGCTGTCGCGCAAGCTTGGCCGCCATGCCCTCACCGCCCGCGAGGCGCTGGATGGTCTGGTGACCCTGATGAGCGAGCCCCAGACCGATCTGGAGACGGCCGCCGTCGGGTATGCCCGCATCGACTGGCAGGCCGCCCGGCGCGACCTTGCCCTTCTCGACACGCCGCTGGTGGCGCTGATGGGGCTGGGCTCCGTCGAGGACGGCACGGCGGCGGAAGGCGCGATCGACCTCACCGTCCTGCTCAAGGGCATGGACAAGGTGAAGGCCGTGACCACGGTCTGCGGCCTGCTTGCCGGCGAGATCGGCAAGATCCTGCGCATCTCGCCGGAGGAGATCGACCCGCACAAGCCGCTGTCGGAAGTGGGCATGGATTCGCTCATGGCGCTGGAGCTGCGCATGAGCGCGGAACGCCAGCTCGGCATCGACATTCCGCTCATGTCGCTGGCCAATGGCGCGACGCTGATCGACCTGGCCACCCGCGTGGTCAACCGGGTGCTGGGCGGCGAAGGCGAGAGCGGCGCGTCGGCCGAGGCGCAGCAGCTTGCCAGCCAGCACGTGTCGGAAGATCTGGCCGAGGCCGGCGATCTGGCCGGCATTGCCGAACAGGTTGAAGCCAAGAGCCGCGAGATGAGGTCCCTGCTATGA
- a CDS encoding trimethylamine methyltransferase family protein, whose amino-acid sequence MSDVAVSAGRRGRSARREARASGAGGLGIPYITRGIPIYDVLSDEGAAQIEAQADVLLQEIGIEFRDDPETIAIWKEAGADVQGERVRFPKGMLQQIVKTAPAQFVQHARNPARNVVIGGNNLVFAPVYGPPFVTDLDKGRRYGTIEDFRNFVKLSYLSPYMHHSGGTVCEPVDLPVNKRHFDMVYAHMKWSDKPFMGSVTHPERAEDSVKMAQILFGEDFVDQNCVMIQLINANSPLVFDATMLGALKVYARANQACIVSPFILAGAMSPVTVAGTLAQVLAEALAGCALTQLIRPGAPVVFGAFVSSISMQSGAPTFGSPEGTLLLNGASKLARRLNLPFRSGGSFTSSKLPDAQSAQESAQTIAATVVSGVNFCLHAAGWLEGGLCSSYEKFVMDADQLGMMHVLAKGIDLSEEGMAMDALREVGPGGHFLGANHTQRNFETAFFRSQLADNNSYEQWLADGQLDAARRANAIWKKMLADYEAPALDPAIDEALIAFMAQRKASFPDSNV is encoded by the coding sequence ATGTCTGATGTTGCAGTATCCGCCGGTCGCCGGGGGCGCAGTGCGCGCCGCGAAGCCCGCGCGAGCGGAGCCGGCGGGCTTGGCATTCCCTACATCACCCGCGGCATTCCGATCTACGACGTGCTCTCGGACGAGGGCGCGGCGCAGATCGAGGCGCAGGCCGATGTCCTGCTGCAGGAAATCGGCATCGAGTTCCGCGACGATCCGGAGACGATCGCGATCTGGAAAGAGGCCGGAGCCGATGTCCAGGGCGAGCGGGTGCGCTTTCCGAAAGGCATGCTGCAGCAGATCGTCAAGACGGCGCCGGCGCAGTTCGTCCAGCATGCGCGCAACCCGGCCCGCAACGTGGTCATCGGCGGCAACAACCTGGTCTTTGCCCCGGTCTATGGCCCCCCGTTCGTCACAGACCTCGACAAGGGTCGCCGCTACGGCACCATCGAGGACTTCCGCAACTTCGTGAAGCTGTCCTACCTGTCGCCCTACATGCACCATTCGGGCGGCACGGTGTGCGAGCCGGTCGACCTGCCGGTGAACAAGCGCCATTTCGACATGGTCTATGCGCACATGAAATGGTCGGACAAGCCGTTCATGGGCTCGGTCACCCATCCGGAGCGGGCGGAAGATTCGGTGAAGATGGCGCAGATCCTGTTCGGCGAGGACTTCGTCGACCAGAACTGCGTCATGATCCAGCTGATCAACGCCAACTCGCCGCTGGTCTTCGATGCCACCATGCTGGGCGCACTGAAGGTCTATGCCCGGGCCAACCAGGCCTGCATCGTCTCGCCCTTCATCCTTGCCGGCGCCATGAGCCCGGTGACGGTTGCCGGCACGCTGGCGCAGGTGCTGGCCGAGGCGCTGGCCGGCTGCGCGCTGACGCAGCTCATCCGCCCCGGCGCGCCGGTGGTGTTCGGCGCCTTCGTGTCGTCGATCTCGATGCAGTCCGGCGCCCCCACCTTCGGCAGCCCGGAAGGCACGCTGCTGCTCAACGGTGCCTCCAAGCTGGCGCGGCGGCTGAACCTGCCGTTCCGCTCCGGCGGATCCTTCACCTCGTCCAAGCTGCCGGATGCGCAGTCGGCGCAGGAATCGGCCCAGACCATTGCCGCCACCGTGGTCTCGGGCGTCAACTTCTGCCTCCACGCCGCCGGCTGGCTGGAGGGCGGGCTGTGCTCGTCCTACGAGAAATTCGTCATGGACGCCGACCAGCTCGGCATGATGCATGTGCTGGCCAAGGGCATTGATCTCTCGGAAGAAGGCATGGCGATGGACGCCCTGCGCGAGGTCGGTCCCGGCGGCCATTTCCTCGGCGCGAACCACACCCAGCGCAATTTCGAGACCGCCTTCTTCCGCTCGCAGCTCGCCGACAACAACTCCTACGAGCAGTGGCTCGCCGACGGCCAGCTCGACGCGGCCCGGCGCGCCAATGCGATCTGGAAGAAGATGCTGGCCGACTACGAGGCCCCTGCCCTCGACCCGGCCATCGACGAGGCGCTGATTGCCTTCATGGCACAGCGCAAGGCCTCGTTCCCGGACAGCAACGTCTGA